One window from the genome of Musa acuminata AAA Group cultivar baxijiao chromosome BXJ1-4, Cavendish_Baxijiao_AAA, whole genome shotgun sequence encodes:
- the LOC103980145 gene encoding uncharacterized protein LOC103980145: MAIGDLFHTMSALMETCKKQVSHVARRLRSHPSLSKLTAVGTRKDGGRGGAPFLHRGASLIPFLSNKRITDDKKRHVGGEEEEEAGGVWQKTILMGEKCQPLDFSGAIHYDSSGRQLSSPRTPLRTPMTSFAFHEEEDEEEFSLP, translated from the coding sequence ATGGCGATCGGCGATCTCTTCCACACCATGTCGGCTCTCATGGAGACGTGCAAGAAGCAGGTGTCGCATGTGGCGAGGAGGCTTCGGTCGCACCCAAGCCTCTCGAAGCTAACCGCCGTCGGCACGAGGAAGGATGGTGGGCGTGGCGGTGCGCCCTTCCTCCACCGCGGAGCCAGCTTGATCCCCTTCCTCAGCAACAAGAGAATCACTGACGACAAGAAGAGACATGTCGGcggcgaagaggaagaggaggcgggcGGCGTGTGGCAGAAGACGATACTCATGGGGGAGAAGTGTCAGCCGCTCGACTTCTCAGGGGCGATACACTACGACAGTTCCGGGAGGCAGCTGTCGTCGCCGCGGACGCCGCTCCGGACCCCGATGACTTCCTTCGCCTTccacgaagaagaagacgaagaagaattcTCTCTTCCATGA
- the LOC135641835 gene encoding mitogen-activated protein kinase 9-like, whose amino-acid sequence MEPQRKGMLENEFFTEYGEASRYHIQEVIGKGSYGVVGAAIDTHTGEKVAIKKINDVFEHISDATRILREIKLLRLLRHPDIVEIKHIMLPPSRREFKDIYVVFELMESDLHQVIKANDDLTPEHHQFFLYQLLRALKYIHAANVFHRDLKPKNILANADCKLKICDFGLARVAFNDAPSAIFWTDYVATRWYRAPELCGSFFSKYTPAIDIWSIGCIFAEMLTGKPIFPGKNVVHQLDLMTDLFGTPSAESIARIRNEKARRYLSNMRKKPPIPFTQKFPGVDPLALRLLERLLAFDPKDRPTAEETLSDPYFRGLANVDREPSTQPISKLEFEFERRKLTKDDVRELIYREILEYHPQMLQEYLRGGDQASFMYPSGVDRFKRQFAHLEEHSSKGERSTPLLRQHASLPRERIGANKDSNPDQQNEFEGRSVESLVRSALESPTRSQQGEGPDHASVTDGLSKSKYSARSLLKSESISASKCVVVKQKKDQEEESATETMDRAVDGLSHKFTQLHS is encoded by the exons ATGGAACCTCAAAGGAAG GGTATGCTAGAGAATGAATTCTTTACGGAGTATGGTGAAGCAAGCCGTTACCATATACAAGAGGTCATTGGAAAAGGAAGCTATGGGGTAGTCGGGGCTGCAATCGACACCCATACTGGAGAGAAGGTGGCAATAAAGAAGATCAATGATGTCTTTGAACATATTTCTGATGCCACTCGCATTTTAAGAGAGATCAAGCTGCTGAGGCTGCTCCGCCACCCTGACATTGTAGAAATCAAACATATAATGCTCCCTCCATCTCGAAGGGAATTCAAAGATATTTATGTCGTTTTCGAGTTGATGGAGTCAGACCTTCATCAGGTTATAAAGGCAAATGATGATCTCACACCTGAACATCATCAGTTCTTCTTATACCAACTTCTTCGAGCTCTTAAGTATATCCATGCAG CAAATGTTTTTCATCGAGATCTGAAGCCAAAAAACATCCTTGCCAATGCAGATTGCAAGCTGAAAATATGTGATTTTGGCCTTGCCCGAGTAGCTTTCAATGATGCTCCATCTGCTATATTTTGGACT gACTATGTAGCAACAAGGTGGTATCGTGCTCCTGAATTATGTGGCTCATTTTTCTCTAAA TACACACCCGCGATTGATATTTGGAGCATAGGATGCATATTTGCAGAAATGCTAACAGGGAAACCTATATTTCCGGGAAAGAATGTCGTGCATCAGTTGGATCTCATGACTGATTTGTTCGGCACACCTTCAGCTGAATCTATTGCGAGG ATCCGAAATGAGAAGGCTAGAAGATATTTAAGTAATATGCGGAAGAAACCACCCATCCCGTTCACTCAGAAGTTTCCTGGTGTAGATCCTTTGGCTCTCCGTCTACTTGAGCGCCTACTTGCATTTGATCCTAAAGATCGGCCTACTGCTGAAG AGACACTAAGTGATCCTTATTTTCGAGGTTTGGCAAATGTTGACCGTGAACCTTCAACACAACCTATCTCAAAACTTGAGTTTGAGTTTGAAAGGAGGAAATTGACAAAAGATGATGTTCGAGAGTTAATTTATCGAGAG ATCTTGGAGTATCATCCTCAGATGCTGCAGGAGTATTTACGTGGTGGAGATCAAGCTAGCTTTatgtatcctag TGGAGTTGACCGCTTCAAGCGCCAATTTGCTCATCTGGAAGAGCACTCTAGTAAAGGTGAGCGAAGCACTCCACTCCTACGGCAACATGCTTCTTTGCCAAG GGAGAGGATTGGTGCAAATAAAGATAGCAATCCTGACCAACAGAATGAATTTGAAGGGCGTAGTGTTGAATCTCTTGTTCGCAGTGCCCTTGAAAGCCCTACTAGGTCACAGCAAGGTGAGGGGCCAGATCATGCATCGGTCACTGATGGACTAAGCAAGTCAAAATACAGTGCACGTAGCTTGTTGAAGAGTGAAAGCATCAGTGCTTCCAAGTGTGTTGTTGTCAAGCAGAAGAAGGATCAAGAA GAGGAATCAGCTACTGAAACAATGGATCGGGCGGTTGATGGTTTGTCCCACAAATTCACCCAGTTACATTCTTGA